The Zingiber officinale cultivar Zhangliang chromosome 10A, Zo_v1.1, whole genome shotgun sequence genome contains a region encoding:
- the LOC122026211 gene encoding homeobox protein BEL1 homolog isoform X1, whose product MTHQFSSMRGFCNNNHDLFFGSHQAEMESKNTTFGWLHHDDNYSQQVVQYSKNSKLARAAQELLCEFCSLAAGESSGHDAKKNKKKKKKGLEEEGINNKDASWNDQSFCSSMDFMQLQKIKAKLLAMLEEIDNRYTKYCHQMRNVVMPFEAVAGEDAAKVYCSLASEAMSRHFRGLRDGVAGQLRALKKAAGEDGCVDRKTSVAAGTTLGETPRLKLLDQRMRQHKALRQGLLVEQPPWRPQRGLPDRAIAVLRAWLFEHFLHPYPNDVDKHILARQSGLSKSQVSNWFINARVRLWKPMIEEMYMQEMKELQNPNHHSTLEGTMDYCQDPNSDLTIFDQKPAPPRQLIVSDMIRMVDGLDLHSKYSEHSRVGNSAVSLSLGLQQHSGGGVSLSLLPQSSSSSLLVLPHHIVDHEDQQVQFSILDEEEGEKQLPYMNLVGAQLLQDLAR is encoded by the exons ATGACCCACCAGTTCTCTTCCATGCGAGGATTCTGCAACAACAACCACGACCTGTTCTTCGGCAGCCACCAGGCGGAGATGGAGAGCAAGAACACTACTTTTGGCTGGCTTCATCATGATGACAATTATTCACAGCAAGTTGTTCAGTACTCGAAGAACTCCAAGCTAGCGAGGGCAGCTCAGGAGCTACTGTGTGAGTTCTGCAGCCTCGCAGCAGGGGAGAGCAGTGGCCATGAtgccaagaagaacaagaagaagaagaagaaggggctcGAGGAGGAAGGAATTAACAATAAGGATGCATCATGGAACGACCAGTCGTTTTGCAGCTCCATGGACTTCATGCAGCTCCAGAAGATAAAAGCCAAGCTTTTAGCCATGCTCGAGGAG ATCGATAATAGGTACACAAAGTACTGCCACCAAATGAGGAACGTCGTGATGCCGTTCGAGGCCGTCGCCGGCGAAGACGCTGCGAAAGTCTACTGCTCGTTGGCGTCCGAGGCCATGTCGAGGCATTTCCGGGGCCTCAGGGACGGCGTCGCGGGGCAGCTCCGGGCGCTGAAGAAGGCGGCTGGAGAGGACGGCTGCGTCGACCGCAAGACGTCTGTGGCAGCCGGGACGACCCTCGGAGAGACGCCGAGGCTGAAGCTGCTGGACCAGCGCATGCGGCAACACAAGGCGCTCCGGCAGGGCTTGCTGGTGGAGCAGCCGCCATGGCGGCCGCAGAGGGGCCTCCCCGACCGCGCCATCGCCGTCCTCCGTGCTTGGCTCTTCGAACACTTCCTTCACcc GTACCCAAATGATGTCGATAAACACATATTAGCAAGACAAAGTGGGTTATCAAAAAGCCAG GTTTCCAACTGGTTCATAAACGCAAGAGTGAGACTATGGAAGCCAATGATTGAAGAAATGTACATGCAAGAAATGAAGGAGCtccaaaaccctaatcaccattCAACCCTAGAGGGCACCATGGACTATTGCCAAGACCCTAACTCCGACCTCACCATCTTCGATCAAAAGCCCGCACCACCGCGGCAACTCATTGTCTCCGACATGATCAGGATGGTGGATGGGTTAGACTTGCACTCAAAATATAGTGAGCATTCGAGGGTTGGCAATAGTGCTGTGTCATTGTCACTAGGGTTGCAGCAACACAGTGGAGGAGGTGTGAGCTTGTCTTTGTTGCCTCAGTCGTCATCGTCGTCCCTTCTTGTCCTTCCTCATCACATTGTTGATCATGAAGATCAACAGGTGCAATTTTCCATTCTAGATGAGGAAGAAGGGGAGAAGCAGTTGCCATACATGAACTTGGTGGGAGCTCAGTTGCTACAAGATTTGGCAAGATAG
- the LOC122026211 gene encoding homeobox protein BEL1 homolog isoform X2 has protein sequence MRGFCNNNHDLFFGSHQAEMESKNTTFGWLHHDDNYSQQVVQYSKNSKLARAAQELLCEFCSLAAGESSGHDAKKNKKKKKKGLEEEGINNKDASWNDQSFCSSMDFMQLQKIKAKLLAMLEEIDNRYTKYCHQMRNVVMPFEAVAGEDAAKVYCSLASEAMSRHFRGLRDGVAGQLRALKKAAGEDGCVDRKTSVAAGTTLGETPRLKLLDQRMRQHKALRQGLLVEQPPWRPQRGLPDRAIAVLRAWLFEHFLHPYPNDVDKHILARQSGLSKSQVSNWFINARVRLWKPMIEEMYMQEMKELQNPNHHSTLEGTMDYCQDPNSDLTIFDQKPAPPRQLIVSDMIRMVDGLDLHSKYSEHSRVGNSAVSLSLGLQQHSGGGVSLSLLPQSSSSSLLVLPHHIVDHEDQQVQFSILDEEEGEKQLPYMNLVGAQLLQDLAR, from the exons ATGCGAGGATTCTGCAACAACAACCACGACCTGTTCTTCGGCAGCCACCAGGCGGAGATGGAGAGCAAGAACACTACTTTTGGCTGGCTTCATCATGATGACAATTATTCACAGCAAGTTGTTCAGTACTCGAAGAACTCCAAGCTAGCGAGGGCAGCTCAGGAGCTACTGTGTGAGTTCTGCAGCCTCGCAGCAGGGGAGAGCAGTGGCCATGAtgccaagaagaacaagaagaagaagaagaaggggctcGAGGAGGAAGGAATTAACAATAAGGATGCATCATGGAACGACCAGTCGTTTTGCAGCTCCATGGACTTCATGCAGCTCCAGAAGATAAAAGCCAAGCTTTTAGCCATGCTCGAGGAG ATCGATAATAGGTACACAAAGTACTGCCACCAAATGAGGAACGTCGTGATGCCGTTCGAGGCCGTCGCCGGCGAAGACGCTGCGAAAGTCTACTGCTCGTTGGCGTCCGAGGCCATGTCGAGGCATTTCCGGGGCCTCAGGGACGGCGTCGCGGGGCAGCTCCGGGCGCTGAAGAAGGCGGCTGGAGAGGACGGCTGCGTCGACCGCAAGACGTCTGTGGCAGCCGGGACGACCCTCGGAGAGACGCCGAGGCTGAAGCTGCTGGACCAGCGCATGCGGCAACACAAGGCGCTCCGGCAGGGCTTGCTGGTGGAGCAGCCGCCATGGCGGCCGCAGAGGGGCCTCCCCGACCGCGCCATCGCCGTCCTCCGTGCTTGGCTCTTCGAACACTTCCTTCACcc GTACCCAAATGATGTCGATAAACACATATTAGCAAGACAAAGTGGGTTATCAAAAAGCCAG GTTTCCAACTGGTTCATAAACGCAAGAGTGAGACTATGGAAGCCAATGATTGAAGAAATGTACATGCAAGAAATGAAGGAGCtccaaaaccctaatcaccattCAACCCTAGAGGGCACCATGGACTATTGCCAAGACCCTAACTCCGACCTCACCATCTTCGATCAAAAGCCCGCACCACCGCGGCAACTCATTGTCTCCGACATGATCAGGATGGTGGATGGGTTAGACTTGCACTCAAAATATAGTGAGCATTCGAGGGTTGGCAATAGTGCTGTGTCATTGTCACTAGGGTTGCAGCAACACAGTGGAGGAGGTGTGAGCTTGTCTTTGTTGCCTCAGTCGTCATCGTCGTCCCTTCTTGTCCTTCCTCATCACATTGTTGATCATGAAGATCAACAGGTGCAATTTTCCATTCTAGATGAGGAAGAAGGGGAGAAGCAGTTGCCATACATGAACTTGGTGGGAGCTCAGTTGCTACAAGATTTGGCAAGATAG
- the LOC122026211 gene encoding homeobox protein BEL1 homolog isoform X3, with translation MESKNTTFGWLHHDDNYSQQVVQYSKNSKLARAAQELLCEFCSLAAGESSGHDAKKNKKKKKKGLEEEGINNKDASWNDQSFCSSMDFMQLQKIKAKLLAMLEEIDNRYTKYCHQMRNVVMPFEAVAGEDAAKVYCSLASEAMSRHFRGLRDGVAGQLRALKKAAGEDGCVDRKTSVAAGTTLGETPRLKLLDQRMRQHKALRQGLLVEQPPWRPQRGLPDRAIAVLRAWLFEHFLHPYPNDVDKHILARQSGLSKSQVSNWFINARVRLWKPMIEEMYMQEMKELQNPNHHSTLEGTMDYCQDPNSDLTIFDQKPAPPRQLIVSDMIRMVDGLDLHSKYSEHSRVGNSAVSLSLGLQQHSGGGVSLSLLPQSSSSSLLVLPHHIVDHEDQQVQFSILDEEEGEKQLPYMNLVGAQLLQDLAR, from the exons ATGGAGAGCAAGAACACTACTTTTGGCTGGCTTCATCATGATGACAATTATTCACAGCAAGTTGTTCAGTACTCGAAGAACTCCAAGCTAGCGAGGGCAGCTCAGGAGCTACTGTGTGAGTTCTGCAGCCTCGCAGCAGGGGAGAGCAGTGGCCATGAtgccaagaagaacaagaagaagaagaagaaggggctcGAGGAGGAAGGAATTAACAATAAGGATGCATCATGGAACGACCAGTCGTTTTGCAGCTCCATGGACTTCATGCAGCTCCAGAAGATAAAAGCCAAGCTTTTAGCCATGCTCGAGGAG ATCGATAATAGGTACACAAAGTACTGCCACCAAATGAGGAACGTCGTGATGCCGTTCGAGGCCGTCGCCGGCGAAGACGCTGCGAAAGTCTACTGCTCGTTGGCGTCCGAGGCCATGTCGAGGCATTTCCGGGGCCTCAGGGACGGCGTCGCGGGGCAGCTCCGGGCGCTGAAGAAGGCGGCTGGAGAGGACGGCTGCGTCGACCGCAAGACGTCTGTGGCAGCCGGGACGACCCTCGGAGAGACGCCGAGGCTGAAGCTGCTGGACCAGCGCATGCGGCAACACAAGGCGCTCCGGCAGGGCTTGCTGGTGGAGCAGCCGCCATGGCGGCCGCAGAGGGGCCTCCCCGACCGCGCCATCGCCGTCCTCCGTGCTTGGCTCTTCGAACACTTCCTTCACcc GTACCCAAATGATGTCGATAAACACATATTAGCAAGACAAAGTGGGTTATCAAAAAGCCAG GTTTCCAACTGGTTCATAAACGCAAGAGTGAGACTATGGAAGCCAATGATTGAAGAAATGTACATGCAAGAAATGAAGGAGCtccaaaaccctaatcaccattCAACCCTAGAGGGCACCATGGACTATTGCCAAGACCCTAACTCCGACCTCACCATCTTCGATCAAAAGCCCGCACCACCGCGGCAACTCATTGTCTCCGACATGATCAGGATGGTGGATGGGTTAGACTTGCACTCAAAATATAGTGAGCATTCGAGGGTTGGCAATAGTGCTGTGTCATTGTCACTAGGGTTGCAGCAACACAGTGGAGGAGGTGTGAGCTTGTCTTTGTTGCCTCAGTCGTCATCGTCGTCCCTTCTTGTCCTTCCTCATCACATTGTTGATCATGAAGATCAACAGGTGCAATTTTCCATTCTAGATGAGGAAGAAGGGGAGAAGCAGTTGCCATACATGAACTTGGTGGGAGCTCAGTTGCTACAAGATTTGGCAAGATAG